The sequence CGGGTGCTCCGGCCCCCACCCGCTCCGCGTAGTTACCTTTCCGTAGCAGCCGGTGTACGCGGCCCACAGGGAACTGCAGCCCGGCTCGTGATGAACGCGACTTAGCCTTAGCTCTGACCTTCCCGCCCTGCTTCCCGCGGCCCGACATGGTATTGCTAGCAACAAGAGATTACTAAACTCACCAAGCCAGAAACAATACAGAGGAAATCATACTGACGCAGGCGCTCGTCCCCTTTTATCCCTTCTCAGGGCGGGAGTAGCGGCCGGTGATTGGCTGGAATCAACAATTGTGAAAACAACCAATGAAAGAGCGGATCTTATTGCAGCCaatcagaaacaaagaaacaccCCTTACGGAAAGGACCAATCGTATTGCGCGAATTGGAGCCTCTGTATTTGCATAACAGCCCTATAAATACGGGCGCCGCAGCCATCTTAGACGCAGTTCACTTTTCAGCGGATAGGAAGTAGCGTGGTAGAAATGCCTGAGCCGGCTAAGTCTGCGCCCGCCCCCAAGAAGGGCTCCAAAAAGGCGGTCACCAAGACCCAGAAAAAGGGCGACAAGAAGCGCAAGAAGAGCCGCAAGGAGAGCTACTCGATCTACGTGTACAAGGTGCTGAAGCAGGTGCACCCCGACACGGGCATCTCGTCCAAGGCCATGGGCATCATGAACTCGTTCGTCAACGACATCTTCGAGCGCATCGCCGGCGAGGCGTCGCGCCTGGCGCACTACAACAAGCGCTCGACCATCACGTCGCGGGAGATCCAGACGGCCGTGCGGCTGCTGCTGCCCGGCGAGCTGGCCAAGCACGCGGTGTCGGAGGGCACCAAGGCGGTCACCAAGTACACCAGCTCCAAGTAGAGTGGTCCTGATTCTTACTTTGAACCCAAAGGCTCTTTTCAGAGCCACCCACATGTTCCTTGAAAGAGCTTTAACACAGCATGTTTCCATGTCTTACTGGTTTGAAGGCTTAAATAAGATGCGATTATTTCATCTGGACAACTTTTGCTTGATTCTGTGTTATTCAGGGCAAACGCTAAATAAAGATCTATCTCTAGATTCATTGGTCAATGCTTTGTGTGTTAAACCATTTCAGGTATGATTAATTCGTTTTGTAAGCATTGTGTGTCTTATTATCTAGTAAACACAAGTAGTTTGTTTTAACCTCGATTTCAGTAGTTGCACTGCAGTACTACATTGCTCTTAAAGAATCTCCTATCTTTCAATAGCTCCACTAGCACATTCGCTAGAGGAGAAAGTAAActagtagttttttttttttgcctaagCGGTCTTACCGTTTCTCTGAGCTGAAATTTTGGCTTTCGGAGAACGATTACCCCTGCAGACCTAGCAACGGTACGAGCGGTGGAACAGACGCTTTCTGAGCGGAGCTGTCCGGCGGCAGCGCTCCTAGCCGAGTTCGCAGCGCGGGCTTTTTGAATTTTTCCAGTCGTCCAATGAGCGGCCGCGGTTTCTCCCATCATCCAATCAGAATGGGCTTCAGGCAGAGCCGGGCGACCCAGGCAGCCCTGCGCCGCTCTGAGTTCGTCCGGCAGCGGCCCCGGTGAGCTCCGTGAGCGCCACGCCCGGCGgtgggagagggagagagcGCGCTGCTTGCACCGCCCCGTCGCTCTACGGCTCTAACAGCAGTTTTGTGAAGCTGTGCAGGAATTAAAAAGTCCCCCGCCGAGCGGAAGGTCATTGCCAAGGACGCGGAGGAGCCCTGCCGGAGAGTTGGCAGCACCGGTCCCTAAGAGGCGTGGCGGTAGCGCGCAGACTGTTAGGAACTGCATTGTCTGAGTTAAAGCACCGAGAGAGACCTGCATGCCCCAGAGCGATACCCGCCCCAGCAGTCCCTTTAACACACGCACCTCTGTCCTGCTGTACTCAGACAAAGGCAGCCCAAAGAGagtgtttttggttgttttttttttttccccccttctcctCCAGAGAGcgcaaactttatttttttccagccctATCTTAACCACGTCCCGCAGCTGAGAGTCCTGCTATTTCTGCAGGCGAGCATGCCATTTGATCGCGGGTAAATAATGGCGAATCGTGAGCTTCGCTGCAGGCGTGGAGCTTACTGTCCGAGTGTCTCAGCTCTTTTTCGGACAGTAGTGGGTGGCTCTTAAAAGAGCCGTTGGGTTTAAGTATTTCCACATCAATACTTCATTTCTTGGCCGCTGCCTTCTTTCCCTTGGCTGCCTTCGGTTTGGCCGCCTTGGATTTGGCAGCTTTGGGCTTCACTGCCTTTGCCTTGGCCGGGCTCTTGGCAGCCTTCTTGGGGCGGCCAGCCTTGGCAGCCTTCTTCGGGCTCTTGGTTGCCTTCTTGGTGGAAGCAGCCGCTGGCTTCTTAGCTTTCTTGGGACTCTTCTTCACTGCCGCCGCCTTCTTGGGCTTcttggcagcagctgcaggcttcTTGGCCGGTGCCTTCTTGGGCTTGGCTGCGGGCTTCTTCTTAGTCGCTTTTTCTTTGGTCTCGCCCGGCTTCTTATTCAGCTTGAAAGAGCCAGAGGCGCCGGTGCCCTTGGTCTGCACCAGGGTGCCCTTACTGANNNNNNNNNNNNNNNNNNNNNNNNNNNNNNNNNNNNNNNNNNNNNNNNNNNNNNNNNNNNNNNNNNNNNNNNNNNNNNNNNNNNNNNNNNNNNNNNNNNNGGCGGGAGCGGTCTCCGACATCGCGGCAGAGACTTCTTCCTAATCAAAAGAAAGTAATTGGGCTACAGTAACCCCGATGCCTGAATTTATAGCGAAGCGGTGATCTGTGATTGGTGCTTTGCAGAGCCCGCCTAACTGTTAGCCAGGAAGAGCTTTCCGTCCTCCGAGTCTGTGTTTCTTCGGAGTTATAAATTCGTATTTTTTGGAAAATGCCGGCCGCGAAATCACCCCGCTTTCTTCAGGGGGTGAAGGGAAGACCTTGAAGCTTCGTTCTGGGGAGTTTGTCCCCGCGGGCATCCAGGACGAGAGCAAAAAGACGCGTTTAACGTGCCGTCCTGCGTCCGG is a genomic window of Meleagris gallopavo isolate NT-WF06-2002-E0010 breed Aviagen turkey brand Nicholas breeding stock chromosome 1, Turkey_5.1, whole genome shotgun sequence containing:
- the LOC100543282 gene encoding histone H2B 1/2/3/4/6, coding for MPEPAKSAPAPKKGSKKAVTKTQKKGDKKRKKSRKESYSIYVYKVLKQVHPDTGISSKAMGIMNSFVNDIFERIAGEASRLAHYNKRSTITSREIQTAVRLLLPGELAKHAVSEGTKAVTKYTSSK
- the LOC100544999 gene encoding histone H1-like, whose translation is MTKGTLVQTKGTGASGSFKLNKKPGETKEKATKKKPAAKPKKAPAKKPAAAAKKPKKAAAVKKSPKKAKKPAAASTKKATKSPKKAAKAGRPKKAAKSPAKAKAVKPKAAKSKAAKPKAAKGKKAAAKK